The Streptomyces halobius genomic interval CCGGCATCGCCACCGGCCGCAGCGGCAGCAGAATCCGGCGCCGCCCCTGGGCGACCACCGCCGTCCTGAGATAGCTGTGCCGGGTCGCGGCATCCAGATTGCGGATATACGCGTAGCCGCGCAGCAGCAGCGCCCCGTCCCGCCACACCGCCTCCCGGACCCGGGCCGTGACGGGGAAGTCGGAACGCTCCAGCCGGGTCACGCCCGGCGGCAGTTCGAGCGGCGGCGAGAGCGGCAGGACCGCTCGCTTGCGCAGCGGCGGCCCGGTGACCTCGAAACCGGCCGGATTGCGCGCCTCGTGCGCGAGCAGCGCGAGCAGGTCCGCGAGCCGCCCGGCGCGGACCAGATACCAGCGCATCCGCAGCTCCACAGGGAGCGCGGGGAACAGCCGCGGATCGACCTGGGCGAGGAAGCCGCGGGCGCACTCCAGGAACACGGTCCGGCACTCCGGCGTGGCCTCCGGCAACGCCTCGATGAGCTCCGGCAGCCCGTCGGTGAGCACCGACCGGTCGTAGTCGTCCAGATACGCGCTCCACGGGGGGCGGGCCGGATCGGCGAGGAAGCGGCGGACACCGGCGATCGTCGCGAACCGGTCCCGTACGCTCCGGACGTCGATCCGGCGGTGGCGGCCGGGCCCTTCCGGGAGGCGCCAGTAGCAGACGTGCTCGTGCAGGACATCGACCGCCTCGGCGAGGAAGTGCGCGGGCAGCGTCACCGCCGCGTCGCACAACCCACCCTCGGGGAAGGCGAGTTGATGCCGCTCCCAGAAGGCACGGCGGAACACCTTGTTCCGGGCGAAGTGGTCGGAGAGCAGGGTGAGGTCCTGGGTGATGTGGGTGCGCAGGGTGGTTTCGCGGTCGGCCGGGTGGTACGGGGACTGGCGCCGGCCACCCGGGCCCAGCCGGTAGACATTGCCGGTCGCGAAGTCCGCCCCGGACTTGTCCAGCAGCCCGGTCAGATCCTCGTACGCGCGCGGCAGCAGCACATCGTCGGGGTCGAGGAAGGCGAGGTAGTCGGTGCGCGGATAGGCGTGCCGGACACCGGCGTTGCGGACCGCGCCGACACCGGGAGCGGCGGCCTCGTGGGACGGGCCACCGGGATGCGAGCCGCGGCTGCGCGAGCCGCCGCTGTGTCGGCCACCGCTGTGCAGGCCGCCACTGCGTCGGCCACCGCTGTCCGAGCCGCCGGGATAGGAGCCGTCGCTGTGCGAGCCGTCTGGATACGAGTCGCCGCCGTGCCGAACGATCCGGAACCGCGGATCCCGCTCGGCGAACCGGCGCGCCAGCCCGCCGGGCACACCGTCGCCGGCCCCCGCCTCCTCCGCCTCCTCCTCGGACCCCGCCCAGGACCCGGCGTCCACCAGCACCACATCCAGCTCGGTCAGCGTCTGGGCCGCCACCGACTCCAGGCACTCCTCCGCATCCCGCTCGGACCCCTCGATGCGATGGACCGGGACGACAACCGTGAGCCGAGGCTTCATACGCGCGGGACCGAGCCTTTCCGGACAGCCGAAACACAGGACACGAGACGGGCCGTTCAACTCGCCCATCAGGGACCCGGTCACCGGATCTGCGCTGAAAGGGTGAGACCACGCGGCGGCCCGTACGACGACATGCCGAATGCCGGGGGAAAAGGGCCGCGGCCAGGGCCGGGCCAGAGGTGCGGCCGGGCGGGGATCGGCCGCGGCCGGCTCGGCGCGCCGTATGCGCGGGCCCGGCCCGATGCCGTAGACCGTGGGTCACCGTCAGTCCTCCGCAGGCAGTACCCGGTGATCGGGTTCAGACATCGTCGGCCGCCGCCGCATTGATCCGCGTCAGCGCAGCCGCATCCGTATCCGCACACCCACGTCAGCGCATCCGTATCTGCGTCTGTATCTGCACATCCGTATCTGCACGCCTGTGTCAGCACCCCCGTTCAGTAATCCGCGTCCCAGGGAAGGTGACCGCGACCCGATGCCCGGCCGTACCGAAAGCACCGCAGCCTCCCCCAACCCAGCAACGATTACGGAGAGTAGTGAGTTGCCGCAGTCGGTGAAATCCGCCGCCCTCGCGCCCCACGCCTCCTCCGCGCGGCTCCCGGACCCCGCGCGGCTCCCGGACCGGGAGCAAGCCGACATTGCCTGGCAGCCCCTGCCCGCCCCGCCCAAGCCGTCCTACCGCCGTCATCTACGACACTTCGGCCCACGGCGCGGACCCGCCCGTCTGCTGGAGATCGGCTGCGGCACCGGCGGCTCGCTCGCCGGGTGCGCACCCGGCAGCGTCGGTGTGGACCACGACCCGCGGTCGGTGGCGCTGTGCCGGGAACGTGGGCTGACCGCTTACACGGCCGACGACTTCCTCGCGAGCCCGCACGCCCGGCCCGGCACCTTCGACGCGCTGCTCACCGCGCATGTCCTCCAGCACCTGGGAGACGAGCAGGTCGAGAGCCTGCTACGGGCCTATCTCCGCTACGTTCGGCCGGGCGGCGGCGTCGTACTGATCACCCCGCAGGAGGCCGGGCACCGCGCCGACCAGGCGCCTGATGCGCTGCTGACCCCCACGGCGCCCGGACAGGCGCTCGATGCGCTCGGCACGCATACTTCGGACGTGCGCGGACAGGGGCCCGATGCGCTAGGCGCGCATACTTCGGACATGCACGAACAGGCGCCCGTCCGCTTTACCGACTTCACGCTGCTGCGCGCCTTCGCGGAGACCGCGGGCCTGGCCGTACGGCGTATCTACTCCCACCCACTGCCACGCCCGGCCGGAAAACTGCTGCGCCGTAATGTGTTTGTGCTGGTGGGGCAGGTGCCCCGCTAGGGGCTCCTGGGGCCTGTCCGATGGGGCAGGGGCGGAAAGACCCTGGGGCCTGGGCTCTGCCGGCAAGCGTGCCAGGTGCGCGGGCCGGGCGACAGGGCCGGCCCGCGCACCTGGTGGTGGATCGCTCAGCGCCGCCCCGACGTGCGGGACTTCTTACGGGCGGCCACGATCGCCTTGGTGATGATCGGCGGCAGGACGTTCAGCGCGACGGTGCGCAGCGCACCGCGGCGCGGGTGGGGCTCTGTGCGAGGCCCCGGGCGCGCCGGAGGCGCCGTCGGCGCCTGGGCCGCCGGACGCTTCGGGGCGGCCTGGTCCCGGTAGCGGGAAACCGGATGCGCGGGCTCCTTGGCACCCTTGGCGCTCAGCCGGATCAGCGGGGCGTCATGGACGTACTGGACCTCGTGCCAGATGTCCTTCCGGGGCCTCAGCCACTCCAGCAGCGCCTTCTGCAGGGGCTCCGGGTCGCCCCAGGTCCCGTAGAACTTGGTGCCGGTGATGCAGATGGGACGCAGTCCCTCGTCGGCCACCGCCTGCCAGGTCGCGGCGGCCACGCCCGGACAGTGCTCGGCGCGGTAGTCGTCCATGACGACGACGCCGGTCTCGGTGAGCAGCTCACGCACCGCCAGGATGTCGCCGTGGACATGCTCGTACAGATGTGAGGCATCGATATGGGCGAAACGCACCGTGCCGTCCTCGACATGATTGCGGACGATCGAGCTGAGACCCTGCACGATGGTGGGCAACTCCCCATGGAAAGCAAGGTAGTTGGCCTCGAAAGCGCGGCGGGTCAGTGTCGAGTAGGACCGCTTCATCTCCTTGGAGTTGGAGGCGTCCTCGGCGGGGGAGTCGAAGAGATCGCAGACCGTGAAGCGCTCGTCGGCACGCAGCCGCGCCCCGAGAAAGATCGCGCTCTTGCCCATGTACGCGCCCAGTTCGAGCAGGTCACCCGACTCCGACCGCTGCTCCTGGTGGGCCAGAAACCAGTCGAAGAGCAGCTGGTCAGCGGTGAGGAACCAGCCTTTGACGTCGGACAGCCGGGCGGGGCGCGGGAGTTGTTCGGCACTCTGGTCTGCGGTGAGGGCAGTCATGTGCGGTCCGTCTCCAGACGGTCGGGAACCTATGGCGATGTTGCGACGCGGGTCTTGTCCGCGGGGTCTTGTCCGCGGGGTGTCTGCCGATATTTCTGCAGTTGTGATGCGGCCGGCACCGTGACCGGTCGCGTACGGGCGCGGACCCCCACCGGGGTCAGGGCGCCACGGCTCGACACGCATCCGTTCGAGCGCGGTACGTCGAGTACCTCGTGCACCTCGTGCACTCGGGTACGTCGTTTACCTCGGATACCTCGTGTACGCAATTTCCACGACAAGCCTCTGCCGCACCATGCGTTTCGCGGTGTGACCGTCATCGAGCGTCATCGTAGGGGGAGGAAAATGAACGAGAGATGGCCCGGAGCCCGGGGGAACCGGATTTCACAGGTCTCTTACGCCGAGGACGCCAGCGCGACTCCTCGTCCGTTCCCGATCACGTCCTGTCGGCGTCCGCGCCAGTGGTCGCGCCACGCTCACACCACCGGTCACACCACTCACAGGCCGCTGGTCACACCACCGTGCGTGCCCCGCCTCCTGCCCCTCACTTCACCGCGCCCGCCATCACACCCGACACGAACTGCCGCTGGAAGGCGAAGAAGACGATCAGCGGCACCACCATCGACACAAACGCGCCGGGCGCCAGCACATCGATGTTGCTGCCGAACTGCCGCACCTCCTGCTGGAGGGCGACGGTGATCGGCGGATTGCCGCTGTCCGCGAAGATCAGCGCGATCAGCATGTCGTTCCACACCCACAGAAACTGGAAGATGCCCAGCGAGGCGAGGGCCGGCCCGCCCAGCGGCAGCACCACCCGCGTGAACAGCCGCAGCTCGCCCGCCCCGTCCAGCCGGGCCGCCTCAAGCAGCTCGCGCGGGATCTCCGCGAAGAAGTTCCGCAACAGGAACACCGCGAACGGCAGCCCGAAAGCCGTATGGAAGAGGACCACCCCGGCCGTCGTCTCGAAGAGCCCGACCGCACCGAACAGCTTGGCCACCGGAATCAGCGCCACCTGAACGGGCACCACCAGCAACCCGACGACGACCATGAACCAGACGTCGCGGCCGGGGAACTCCAGCCAGGCGAAGGCGTAGCCGGCCAGCGATCCGATGACGACGACCAGCACCGTTGACGGGACGGTGATCGCCGCGGTGGTCAGCAGCGAGCCCATCACCTTGTCGTTGGCGAGGAGTTGGCTGTAGTTGTCCCATGTGACCTGGGCCGGCGCGCTGAAGATCCGCCACCAGCCGGACTCGCCGATCTGCCGGGGGCTGCGGAGCGAGGACAGCAGCAGCCCGACGCTGGGCATCAGCCAGAACAGCGCGACGAGGACGAGGAAGACCCGCATCACCCCGCCGCCGGTCCGCGCCGCGATGCGGCTGACCAGCGGCCGCTTGGCCGGAACGCGGCCGGCACCGGCGAAGCGCTCTGCCGGGACGGCACCGTCCACGGTTGTCATCGGCGACGCTCCTTCCGTATGCGCCGGAGATTGACGTACATCACCGGCAGCACGAGCAGCAGCAGGAACACGGCGATAGCGCTGCCCAGGCCCTCGTCGACATCCGTACCGAACGACGACTGGAAGAGCTGGAGAGCCAGCACATTGGCGGACCTGATGCTGGAGCCGCGCGCGATGATGTAGACCAGATCGAAGATCTTCAGCACATTGATCATGAGCGTGACCAACACGACCACCAGGACCGGCGCCAGCAGCGGCACCGTGATCCGCCGGAAGACCTGCCACTCGCCCGCGCCGTCCACCCGCGCGGCCTCCAGCAGCTCACGCGGTACGCCCGCCAGACCGGCCGCGATCAGCACCATCGCGAAGCCGGTCCACATCCAGACGTAACTGCCGATGATGGCGGGGGTGACCAGGGCCGGGCCGAGCCAGTCGACGCCGTTGTAGAGCGCGGCGAAGTTCGCGGCGGGGAGCCTGAGCCGGGCGCCGTCGGCCTTGTCGGCGGGCAGCGTGTAGGTGCCGTCTTCCGCCGTCGTCGCCGAGGCGACCACCCGGCCGTCCTTGACCGCCTCGACCTTCACACCCGCAAGGGCCTTCTCGTTGGCGTCTATGACATTGGGGCGGCCGCCGCCACCACGGGTGAAATCCAGCCAGACGGTGCCGGTGATGCTGCCCGGCCGCGGCTGGGCGACGGCCGCCGACCGCGCGTCGCGTACGTCGTCCGGCTGGACGGCGACCAGGGGCAGGTCCGCGGGGGAGGCGGGAGTGACCGGCGAGGCGGGATCGGTGGGAGTAGCGGGAGAGGCAGGAAAAGCGGGATCGGTGGGAGCGACGACAGAGGCCGGGGAATCGGGAGCCGCCGGGGGCGCTGAGGGTGTGGCCGGGGGTATTGAGGGGGCGGCCCGTACGGCCGACTTCGTGGTGAACGCGCCGCCGCCGGACGGTTTGAGATCCGCGTTGGGCCGCGGTCCGGCGCCCGGGAACGGCGCCGGTTCGGCGAAGGTGTCGTGCACACTCACCCACACCGCGTTGGCGACACCGCGCTCCGGATCCTGGTCGTAGACCAGCCGGAAGATGATCCCGGCCGCCAGCATGGAGATCGCCATCGGCATGAAGACGACCAGCTTGAAGGCGGTGCCCCAGCGGATCCGCTCGGTCAGCACGGCGAAGATCAGCCCCAGGGCTGTTGACACGGTCGGTGCGACCACAACCCAGATGACGTTGTTCTTCAGAGCGGTACGGATGGCGTCGTCCGAGAACATCTCGCCGTAGTTGCCGAGCCCCACGAAGCCGTTGCCGGACACGTCGAAAAGGCTGCGGTAGACGGAGAACACGATGGGATAGCCGACCAGCGCGCCGAGCAGCACCAGGGCGGGCAGCAGGAAGGCCGCCGCGACCCAAGGGCGCGCACCCATGAGGCTCCTGGGACGCCGCCCGGCGAGGCTCTCCGCGCTGCCCGCGCCGCCTGCGTTGTCAGCGCTACCCGCACTGTGCGTACTGTCCGTGCTGTCCGGTGAGGCGCTCATCGTGACGGTCCCCCGGTCCCGGTCGAGGTGGTCGGAGTCGGTGCTGTCGACGTCGGTGCTGTCGATGTCAGCGCCGTCGGCGTGGATGCGGTGCCGCCGGCGTCCCTGCCTCGGCTCACTCCCCGGACGACGTGAACGACTTGGCGGCGTCCCGCTCCAGCCGCGCCTGGGTGCCCTCGATGTCCTTGGGGTTCTTCAGGAAGTCCTGCAGGTCCTTCCACTCACCCTGGCCCGGCTTGCCGCCGAACCCGGCGGGCGCCTGATCGGACATGTCGAAGCGGAAGTCGTCGCCCGCCGCGATCAGCGCCTTGGCGATCTTCCGCATCACATCATCGGCGTACGCGGCCTGGTCCAGCTCTTTGTTGGGCGAGATGAATCCGCCGGCCTGCGCCCAGATCTTGGCGGCGTCCGTCGACGCCAGAAACGTCAGCAGCGCCTGCGCGGCCTTGCCGTCCTTGAGCGCCACGGCCACATCACCCCCGGTCACCACGGGCGACTTGGCCCCCACCGCGGGGAACGGGAAGACCTTGGCGTCCGTACCGACCTTGGCCTTGGTCCGGGAGATGTTGGCAGCGGCGTAGTCAGCGGACGAGACCATCGCGGCCTCGGGGGTCTCGCCGCTGAACGTCCGGGTGACGGACGTCGGGAAATCCGTCTGGAGCGCGCCGGAATTGCCGCCCGCGAGCAGATCCTTACGGCCGAAGAGCTGGCCCAGGGTGGTCAGCGCCTCCTTGACGGTCGGATCGGTCCACTTGATCCTGTGCTGCGCCAGCTGGTCGTACTTCTCCGGGCCCGCCTGGGAGAGATAGACGTTCTCGAACCAGTCGGTCAGCGTCCAGCCGTCCGAGCCGCCGACCGACACCGGCTCGACGCCCGACTCGGAGATGATCTGTGCCGTCTTGAGGAAGTCCTGCCAGGTCTTCGGCTCCTGCGCACCGGCGTCGTCGAAGGCCTTGGCGTTGTACCAGACCAGCGACTTGTTGCTGGCCTTGAAGTAGACGCCGTACTGCGTGCCCTTGTGCGCGCCGAGGTCCTGCCAGCCCTTGGTGTAGTTCTTGGCAAGCTGTGCCTTCGCGGTCGCCGCGAGCGGCTTGAGCCAACCCTTCTGCGCGAACTCGCCCAGTACGCCGACCTGTTGCAGCATCGCGATGTCCGGCTGGCCGCCACCGGCGATCTTGGACCCTACAAATCCGGCCATGTCATCGCCGCTGGGTACGAAATCGACCTTGGCGCCCGTGCGCTGCTCGAACTCGTCCAGCACCTTGACGAAGTTCTCCCGCTCGGCGCCCGTCCAGACGGCGGTGACCTGGAGCTTCTGGCCGTTGAGCTGGGGGAGTCGGACGGTGGGGGCGGTGCTGCCGCCCTTGCGGCGGTCGTCGCCGTCGCCGCCCTTGGCGCCGCTGCCGCAGGCGGCCAGCGCGAGGGAGAGGGCGACGGTCGCCGCCAGGCAGGATGTGGCGCGTGCAGCCGCGCGGTGGTGTCGTGTGCGCATCCCCGTAGCCCCTTGTCGTAGCCCCTTGTCGCCGCGAGCCGTACCGGGTGCGGAGGGCGCCGTGCCGCATCGTGCCGCGACGTCCCCGCCATGCCGTTCGCGTCGTGCCGTGCCGTGGTCTGGTGGGTGGTGCCAGTGATGCGGGCGGTGCCACCGGTGCCACTGGCGCCGGTGGCGTTGTGGTGGTGTTGTGCCGCTTGTGCGTGTCGTGTCGCCCCGTGCCGTGGCCCGTTGGCGGTGCGGTGGTGCCGTGCGTGCGATAGGTCTACGCCTCGATTACCAGGGCCGCAATACCGCGTTCCGCGCCAACTGGACTTTTGTGATAGGGCTGTTACGGGCGACGGGCAGGCCGGACCCGGGCGAGCTGGCGAGGCCACGAGCCGACCCTTGGCGAGGCGAACAGCGACACATGCCGACATATGCGCCCACTTACGATATATCAGCCGATATATCCGCTAAATCAGCACGTGCGCAGCCCCGCCTTCGGCCGCCATCTCGGCCGCCGTGCCACCTCCCGCAGGGACACCAGGGACACCAAGGGCAGGACGTACGGCTCTCCTTCACACCAAGGGCGGGGCGGACGGCGCTCCCGAGGACTCGGCGGCCCGCTGTAGGGCACTGGCCAGCAGGGCCAGGTCCGTCGGGCCGTTGCCCAGCTCGCGCAGCGGGCGCCGGGCCGGCGGGTCCCCCATCCGCTGCCACTCCAGCGGTACGACCGTCGGCCGCAGGGTGGAGGTCCGGGGTATCCGGCCAGTCACCCGGCCCACCTGGAACGGGGTCGAGGAGCCGTCCTCCGCGCGGTGCAGCCGCCCGCGGCCCGGCGGTACCGGCTCCGACAGGTCGGTGGCGGGCCCCAACTGAACGCGCAGACCGGCCCGTTCGCTGGTCGCGGTGTCGGCCGTACGCTCCGGATGGCCGGTGGCGGCGATCAGAT includes:
- a CDS encoding class I SAM-dependent methyltransferase translates to MPQSVKSAALAPHASSARLPDPARLPDREQADIAWQPLPAPPKPSYRRHLRHFGPRRGPARLLEIGCGTGGSLAGCAPGSVGVDHDPRSVALCRERGLTAYTADDFLASPHARPGTFDALLTAHVLQHLGDEQVESLLRAYLRYVRPGGGVVLITPQEAGHRADQAPDALLTPTAPGQALDALGTHTSDVRGQGPDALGAHTSDMHEQAPVRFTDFTLLRAFAETAGLAVRRIYSHPLPRPAGKLLRRNVFVLVGQVPR
- a CDS encoding class I SAM-dependent methyltransferase, encoding MTALTADQSAEQLPRPARLSDVKGWFLTADQLLFDWFLAHQEQRSESGDLLELGAYMGKSAIFLGARLRADERFTVCDLFDSPAEDASNSKEMKRSYSTLTRRAFEANYLAFHGELPTIVQGLSSIVRNHVEDGTVRFAHIDASHLYEHVHGDILAVRELLTETGVVVMDDYRAEHCPGVAAATWQAVADEGLRPICITGTKFYGTWGDPEPLQKALLEWLRPRKDIWHEVQYVHDAPLIRLSAKGAKEPAHPVSRYRDQAAPKRPAAQAPTAPPARPGPRTEPHPRRGALRTVALNVLPPIITKAIVAARKKSRTSGRR
- a CDS encoding carbohydrate ABC transporter permease translates to MTTVDGAVPAERFAGAGRVPAKRPLVSRIAARTGGGVMRVFLVLVALFWLMPSVGLLLSSLRSPRQIGESGWWRIFSAPAQVTWDNYSQLLANDKVMGSLLTTAAITVPSTVLVVVIGSLAGYAFAWLEFPGRDVWFMVVVGLLVVPVQVALIPVAKLFGAVGLFETTAGVVLFHTAFGLPFAVFLLRNFFAEIPRELLEAARLDGAGELRLFTRVVLPLGGPALASLGIFQFLWVWNDMLIALIFADSGNPPITVALQQEVRQFGSNIDVLAPGAFVSMVVPLIVFFAFQRQFVSGVMAGAVK
- a CDS encoding carbohydrate ABC transporter permease, encoding MGARPWVAAAFLLPALVLLGALVGYPIVFSVYRSLFDVSGNGFVGLGNYGEMFSDDAIRTALKNNVIWVVVAPTVSTALGLIFAVLTERIRWGTAFKLVVFMPMAISMLAAGIIFRLVYDQDPERGVANAVWVSVHDTFAEPAPFPGAGPRPNADLKPSGGGAFTTKSAVRAAPSIPPATPSAPPAAPDSPASVVAPTDPAFPASPATPTDPASPVTPASPADLPLVAVQPDDVRDARSAAVAQPRPGSITGTVWLDFTRGGGGRPNVIDANEKALAGVKVEAVKDGRVVASATTAEDGTYTLPADKADGARLRLPAANFAALYNGVDWLGPALVTPAIIGSYVWMWTGFAMVLIAAGLAGVPRELLEAARVDGAGEWQVFRRITVPLLAPVLVVVLVTLMINVLKIFDLVYIIARGSSIRSANVLALQLFQSSFGTDVDEGLGSAIAVFLLLLVLPVMYVNLRRIRKERRR
- a CDS encoding ABC transporter substrate-binding protein, which gives rise to MRTRHHRAAARATSCLAATVALSLALAACGSGAKGGDGDDRRKGGSTAPTVRLPQLNGQKLQVTAVWTGAERENFVKVLDEFEQRTGAKVDFVPSGDDMAGFVGSKIAGGGQPDIAMLQQVGVLGEFAQKGWLKPLAATAKAQLAKNYTKGWQDLGAHKGTQYGVYFKASNKSLVWYNAKAFDDAGAQEPKTWQDFLKTAQIISESGVEPVSVGGSDGWTLTDWFENVYLSQAGPEKYDQLAQHRIKWTDPTVKEALTTLGQLFGRKDLLAGGNSGALQTDFPTSVTRTFSGETPEAAMVSSADYAAANISRTKAKVGTDAKVFPFPAVGAKSPVVTGGDVAVALKDGKAAQALLTFLASTDAAKIWAQAGGFISPNKELDQAAYADDVMRKIAKALIAAGDDFRFDMSDQAPAGFGGKPGQGEWKDLQDFLKNPKDIEGTQARLERDAAKSFTSSGE